GATACAATTAGAGAAACCCACAACCAAATTCATATTGGGCACTGATGTGAATGTTGGAGAgtgtccttcctccctcatccTAGCGGGGGTGTTTTCACCAAGCCACCGCATgcatccctcccctccaccaggTGCTGTACGTGATGGAGCTCCACCAGGACCAGGAGAAGGGCCGGGCCAGCTTCACGGCCGTGTCAGAGTTCCTGCTCACTCACCCCGTGCTGAGCTTCGGGGTGCATGACGTCACACCGAGCCGACAGAGACACACCGAGGTCCTCCcggcagaggaggagagcgagagcatgACCACTGGTACACGCGCTCTAACACGCTCAGTCAATACCTTGAAGTGAACAGGGATCAATGTTCACGCATTGTCCTGCCATTTAGCTGTACCCAATTCCTTAACCAGAATCCATGTTCAACGTGTGACTAAATGAATCGGCTGCATTAtgttcatttgtattttttgtttcctAGAGGGTAACCAGGGAACCACAGAATCCAAGTCTGGGATTCAGATAAAGCTCTTTTGTGTTCACACCAAGTGAGTCATTTCTAATGAGTTAACCAAATGTGAAGGTCAAACCTTCTGCAAAAAAgaatttaatacaaataatccGTCCTACCATTCAACTTTCTAATGTTTTCCGAATTTGTACAGGTCTTTACAGGACGTCCAGATCTGGTTCCAACCAAGGATGGGTTCTAACCCAGCCCTCTTCTTGCCCCATTCTGAATCCAACGATGGTTTTGGTAAGTTGTGTTTGAGACACTTTTACAATTATGTTTATGAGGTGATATTAGACTGTCTATTCCGCATTAAGGGTTGAAATCTATCAATGGGAACATTGCAGACGATTTTGGACTTTGGAGGAGTTATAAATCAGAGCCCTACTTACGGCTCTCACCGGCTCGTAGATGGAGAGTGCAGTACGACTCAGTAAGAGTCGTACTGCTCTCTCGGTACAAGTCTAATCCCAGCTTCTACCACTCTGCCCCCTGCAGGATCCTCAGACCACTTGACTGACCAGAGCTCAGACAAGGACTCGAGCAGTGGCTCAGAAAGTGACCTGAGGAAGATTCAATCGCTCCCGGCTCCCACCGACTTCCTGTCCATGTCAGATGCAGCTAACGTGGCCATGCCCAAGTTAATGACCCCTGATGCCTTCATGACCCCCAGCACTTCGGTAGGAACAACCTGCAGTAACCTAAAGAAGAAGGGTGCCATTTCCTCTATTAATCCCAGTTcctctgctttatttattttttgaatcCCGGAAAAACGGGTGTATATATTATTGACAATAAATTGCAATTATTTTCATTGCATTGCTCCCACAACCCTCTGATTCTGCCGGTGTCCATCTCAAGGCAGCATAACTGACTGTTGTCTCCACCAGGTCCCGGCCTCGCCTGGGAGCAGTGCTAGCAGCCTCACTATTGTGACCGCCATCAGCAGCAACTCAGACTCTACAAGCAGGCAAGTCCTTCATCATTAGTGTTGATAAGCAAAAATGGTAACTCAAATCTGGAAAGACGACAAAATCGAATGAGATGTTTAGTCTCTATTAAAATTTTCACTTGAAGGATGCTTATCATACGTGTCGTCTTTTGACATAAGAAAATCAAGATGTCCCTAATGGCTGGGAGGGCATCAAGTGCCAATTTTAGGCCAACCTATAGCTGTGGCTGCTTGATAGAAGAAAGTATTCCTGCCCACTCATGCCCACCACTCAGGTTTTAACGGTGGGTCATGCATTAAGAGCTTGAGGTTTTCTTGGTTCTGCAGAGCTCTAGACGATGTGGGTCAGAGCCCCATTAGAAcggagaacaacaacaacaccagcagCAGCCTGGCCCTTTCCACCTCCACTGGAAGCCCAAGGGCTTCCTCCATCCTGCTCCCTGGACTGGAGAGCCTGCCGGTAGGATGGCTCCCTACTCTCACATTTGTGGTTCATCACCCCCTAATGGGACAGCGTTCTTGGGTTGATTAAAACCATGCGATGCGCAGCTTCCGTTACTAACAAGAAAACTAGTCCCATGAGTGGATCAATCCCCTgaataagcccccccccccttctcccctcagATCCTGGCGGGCGTCAGCGGGCCCCTCTCTCTGGACGGGGCCCAGGTCCTCGACGCCCACCTCCTGCCCCACCAGGCCTCTCCGACCAGAGCCCGTTCCCCAGACGTCATCTCCTCGGCCTCGACCGCCATGTCCCAGGACATGCCCGAGATCGCCTCCCAGACCCTGCCCCTTCAGCGCGGCCTGGTCTCCATCCCAGAGCCCCTGCCCATGGCCGCCCTGCAGGCCGACAGCATGGCCTCCGCTGCCAACGCGCTGCACCTCCTGACCTCGCCCCGCGGACCCAGCATCAACAGGTGAGGAGTCACTGCTGATGTGTTGCCTCGGCTCGGGAGTCCTGCCGGATGTAACTAATAGTTTGGACCTCGACACACAGCCTGTTGCCGCTGGAGCGTGGCGGCGGAGCAGCCTCTGTGGGCGGGGCCGTAGAGGGGGAAACCCTTCTCAGCATCACCCCCTCTCTGCTGGAGAACGCCTTGTCCCAAGAGAATGCGGGGGCGGGCGGCGGCTCGTCAGACGGCAGTGTGAGCCACACACCCTGGCCCGCAGCCCCTGATATCACCCGGGAAACCAGGAACAACCTGAGGGACAACGGACTGGGCGACTGGTGAGTGTgtatagacgcacacacaaccaaggTGTTATCAGAGGAACACAAATGGGTAGAGGTGTGTTCAGACACGTGGCAATGCTCTGGCTCAGTGCTTTCCGTCTCTACTCGCCTAGTTCCAGAGAAGAGCTGAAGGACCGGCACATGAACTCCCCCTACCATAGACGCCCCTATCAGCTGACACAGAATGACAGCCAGGACGCCAGTGCTGAGCAGAGGTACACCCCCTTCCCTCAGTCTGGTCTGGTCGTAGCATGTCCGATATAGCATCACAGACAGTCCATGATAGGAGGACATGTAGTGTGGTGTTATCAGCCACACTACCTACATGGGAAGCTATTGTTACTAGTTCTGCCTGGATGCAATTGCTTGCATTTGTTCAGGTTTATTTTACTTTAGTTAAGTTAATTTGTACATGTACAAAAAGGCAGAAGCCCTAATGAGAAGATATGCATTGTACCCGATTATAGCATTTTGCTGAGGGTCCATGTCCAAAAGTGAATGGTCATTACTAGGGCTGAATCACCCATAGAGAATCTTGTTTGACCAGCTCTTGGTCGATGGGGAAAAATCTTCAAGGCTCTGCACCAATAGGGAAGTTTGCAGTACAGGAAGAAACAAGCCCAATGAATCATGGCTATGGTGGTGCAACATGCAAAGCATGCTCCTTCTGCATGCAATGCATACAATGTTTTCCTCTGTAGTTCCTCTAAAACTACAGTATTTGCTCTATCAACGTGGTTGGCGGAAAACTACCTGGACCAGGTGATTCTAACGACTCGGCTCGTCTCCCCGGGGCCCTGGGCTCGGTCCGTCCCACGCTGTCCATGCAGGGACTAACTAGCCCCACAGTCCTCCATCTGTCCATGCAGGGACCATCTAGCCCCACAGTCCTCCACCTGTCCATGCAGGGACCAACTAGCCCCACAGTCCTCCATCTGTCCATGCAGGGACCATCTAGCCCCACAGTCCTCCACCTGTCCATGCAGGGACCAACTAGCCCCACTGTCCTCCACCTGTCCATGCAGGGACCAACTAGCCCCACAGTCTTCCACCTGGCCTCACGGTTTGCATCTCTTTTCCCTGCCAGTGACCATGACGACGAGGTGGCCAGCCTGGCCTCCTCCTCGGGGAACTGCGGCGGCGCTCGCTCGTCCCACAGGCTCCCGCGAAGGAGTGGAAGACCTCCCCGCGGGGCTCCCCCAAACTCAAGAGGAAGATCAAGAAGGATGAAGGGTCCGTACTGCAGCTCAGGATGATGCGTCGTTTGCTCAACGATGATGGTGTTCTTGGCTGTTGATTGAAATACTCTCTGGTGTGTCGCCCTACAGGGAGTCTTGCCAGTCCAGGCCGGTCAAGATGGACCCTGGTCAGGTATGTGCTTCCATCTGATCTTTTGCTTGGCATGTGTGCGATAGTTCAATAGCCTCACGCGCATTCTGTCAAATGTTATTCCCAATACAGAAAGATATAAATTATTCTCTCCCGATTTCTTCGCCCCAACTAAGTATTGTATCTCTACATCGGGCAACTCAATATCCACCACATGTTTGAAACTTGACGACTTGAAGTAACATCTTTACTGTGCAGATATGAGGTGACATACCATGAATAAATATTGGACTAGGAGATAAATCTATTGATCATTCAAGCTTAGACTTACAATAGTGACACCTCTTTGGTTTCCTCTAGGAAAATTATCAATTCTTCAGGGTTGCAAAGTATAGAATGATTCAATATTAGAATGCCATACACATCCACTCAGTCATTTGTGTGTCATGAGGATCACTCAAACTTTCTAAACTGCTGACTAGTTCAGAGGATAGGCGCCGTCAAGGTAGAAGGGGGATTTCCATTTCAAGGTGTCCCTTATGCCTCTGTGCCTGCAGATGAATGTCGAGCTGCAGGAGGAGTTGCTGCTTCTGCTGCGTAGCCAACAGAGGGAGATAGCGGACCTGCGTGGACACATGGACAACATGCAGAGCTCCGTCACTGCCCACGTGGAGCACGTCATGGCCGTTCACCAAGAACAAGAGCGTATCTTTCATACTATTaccaaaatatataattaaacgTTAAGGTGGAAGAGACCTTCATACGTCAATGGCACTGGATCAAATATGTCCTTGGAGCGTCAATCCCACAAAGAAAATCTTTCATGTATGATTTTCAGTGATCCATCTCTTTGTCAGGCCACTTTGCTATATTTTCCTCATCAAACGCAAAATATCCTTGCCATCTTCAAGAGGCAAGAGTTTAATATTGTTTTCTCCAAGTTCTcctaatgtatatatattgccGGGGCACTAGTCCCATTGTGTATTATGCAGCACTGCATATGCCAAAGGGCGTGTTGCCGTGCCAACACAAGCTGTCCAGTGGGCGGTGATGATCCTTGACTGTGTGGCCTTAGAACGCAGGCTGGATCGCATGCTGGCAGAGAGCCAGGGCCGCCAGGAGCAGCTCAACCAGCAGCTCAGCCAcgccctcagctcctccctgaCCAATAGAATGGACCGGGTGctgagggaggagatgaagaagacCGTCCCGCCGAGTAAGAGATCACACCACAGCATCAACGGCCTTTATTTCAATCATTACAAAGTGCTTAATTATTCAcatgtattgttttatttattgtttcctAATCATTAAATCAGTTTTTCACTTTTGTAGTTTTCCGTGGGGATGCATGCAAAATAAACATCCACTTATGCAATTTGGCATGTTCAGCATCTTGTTTTTTTGAAGCCGTCCGTCGTCTGTTAAACAGATATTTGAATTTAGCATGCGTTGTTACATCGGGGAGATTGGCACAACATTCAttccttgtttttgttgtttttctatgaaTAGTTGTGTTAGTTGTTCTGGTCGTGCTCCTTTCTCTCCAGCGATCTCCAAGAGTCTGGAGCCCGTGACAAGCCAGCTGAGCAGCACTGTGGCTGCCAAGCTGAGTGCCGTGGAGGCCACCTTGAAAGAAAACCTCATCAAGGTGGTCAagtcaaaggtgtgtgtgtttgagaactGTCAAAACACTTTTCATGCTTCATGATTTGCAAGACTTGTTCCTTGCAAGACACTGCAAACTCACAGGAATTCCTCCTGGTTTCCAGAACACAACAGACGCGATTGGACGGGCAGCGACTGAAGCACTGCAGGGCACCATCCAGACGGCCTATAAAGAAGCCTTCCAGACGATTGTGTTGCCTGTGTTCGACAGGGGCTGTCAGTCAATGTTCCAACAGATCAACGAAAGCTTCAAACAGGGGACCCAAGAGTGTATGTTCCTCCACTGTTATTTCAACCTTTTCCCCCTATTTTAAGAAAGACGCTATGCCATTGCTTTCATTTTAAAAATACCATTTGGTATTCAGTAGATGCCCCTAATCAGCCAAAAAGTTGGACCCTTTCATTTCTTTTGATATTCACGGCCATTGCCATAGTGCTGGACTAGCGTGAGTAGTACACGCTGCCTGTCGAGTGTCTTCACACCAACAGCCTTGTTGGGGTGATTTGCAGGTTGTAAAGGGCAAGCCTCATGCAGGAAATAATGTGTCATGCCCAACCGTTTAGTGTCTTGTGAGGCGT
This genomic stretch from Gadus chalcogrammus isolate NIFS_2021 chromosome 9, NIFS_Gcha_1.0, whole genome shotgun sequence harbors:
- the LOC130388621 gene encoding LOW QUALITY PROTEIN: enhancer of mRNA-decapping protein 4-like (The sequence of the model RefSeq protein was modified relative to this genomic sequence to represent the inferred CDS: inserted 1 base in 1 codon) codes for the protein MASNSNIDIEGATQHLRDILKLDRPVISADVASVDGPRKTSFNGDLNGLLGAAGLLGSGDRSTMVDNIGPCAADSNNARETQIICLSGDDGSTCISFVSNNVEIVASRDSSIDSKARGSNKVKIQPVAKYDWEHKYFYGNLIAVSNSFLAYAIRGANNHAMIRVLSLGSSDRSLLKGFTGAVTDLGFAHLDSPLLGCVDEAGNLVIWQLTCTSGKILDQVVVHIRRPDDTPLNSHRRLIWCPFILEDNEENQEDTNQTLALLHEDRAEVWDLDVLRANNASWPVDDSELKDGLIVVKGHTERVSEGALSPDGTVLATASHDGYVKFWQIYIEGGQNQPRCLHEWLPHSGRPVSCLLFCDNHKKQDPDVPFWRFLITGADQNQELKMWCTVSWTCLQTIRFSPDPFNSTVMPSLKASLDLSASFLILTDVQRKVLYVMELHQDQEKGRASFTAVSEFLLTHPVLSFGVHDVTPSRQRHTEVLPAEEESESMTTEGNQGTTESKSGIQIKLFCVHTKSLQDVQIWFQPRMGSNPALFLPHSESNDGFGSSDHLTDQSSDKDSSSGSESDLRKIQSLPAPTDFLSMSDAANVAMPKLMTPDAFMTPSTSVPASPGSSASSLTIVTAISSNSDSTSRALDDVGQSPIRTENNNNTSSSLALSTSTGSPRASSILLPGLESLPILAGVSGPLSLDGAQVLDAHLLPHQASPTRARSPDVISSASTAMSQDMPEIASQTLPLQRGLVSIPEPLPMAALQADSMASAANALHLLTSPRGPSINSLLPLERGGGAASVGGAVEGETLLSITPSLLENALSQENAGAGGGSSDGSVSHTPWPAAPDITRETRNNLRDNGLGDCSREELKDRHMNSPYHRRPYQLTQNDSQDASAEQSDHDDEVASLASSSGNCGGARSSHRLPXKEWKTSPRGSPKLKRKIKKDEGESCQSRPVKMDPGQMNVELQEELLLLLRSQQREIADLRGHMDNMQSSVTAHVEHVMAVHQEQEQRRLDRMLAESQGRQEQLNQQLSHALSSSLTNRMDRVLREEMKKTVPPTISKSLEPVTSQLSSTVAAKLSAVEATLKENLIKVVKSKNTTDAIGRAATEALQGTIQTAYKEAFQTIVLPVFDRGCQSMFQQINESFKQGTQEYIQQLEAHLKSRKQREQEVRDPVIGQLQQMIENIQSNNDQLANNVTASVRTEVQHQLQMMVANLQESLLTQVQRIVKGEVSQAMKEQQAVVTSSIMQAMRSAASTPVPTAHLDYQTQQGNILQLLQQGQLNQAFQQALSATDLNLVLYVCETIDSQQVFGQHPCPLSQPVLLSLIQQLSSNLTTRSELKISYLEDAVMNLDRGDPLTRDHMSAVLAQVLPKLYAFLQHDPHSPHSKRARRLQMMLQGLVNH